In one Chelmon rostratus isolate fCheRos1 chromosome 7, fCheRos1.pri, whole genome shotgun sequence genomic region, the following are encoded:
- the appbp2 gene encoding amyloid protein-binding protein 2 has translation MAAVELEWIPETLYNTAISAVVDNYSRSRRDIRSLPENIQFDVYYKLYQQGRLCQLGGEFCELEVFAKVLRASDKRHLLHHCFQALMDHGVKVASVLANSFSRRCSYIAESDAHVKEKAIQFGFVLGGFLSDAGWYGDAEKVFLSCLQLCTLHSEVLHCFRAVECCVRLLHVRNGNCKYHLGEETFKLAQSYMDKLAKHGHQANKAALYGELCALLFAKSHYDEAYRWCIEAMKEITPGLPVKVVVDVLRQASKACVVKREFRKAEQLIKHAVFLAREHFGHKHPKYSDTLLDYGFYLLNVDNICQSVAIYQTALDIRQSVFGGKNIHVATAHEDLAYSSYVHQYSSGKFDNALFHAERAIDIITHILPEDHLLLASSKRVKALILEEIAIDCHNKETEERLLQEAHDLHLSSLQLAKKAFGEFNVQTAKHYGNLGRLYQSMRKFKEAEEMHIKAIQIKEQLLGHEDYEVALSVGHLASLYNYDMNQYEDAERLYLRSIAIGKKLFGEGYSGLEYDYRGLIKLYNSVGNYEKVFEYHNVLSNWNRLRDRQFAVADALEDVNTTPQQTQEVVQAFLLAQSLGPTRPCLG, from the exons atggctgctgtggaGCTCGAATGGATCCCAGAAACACTGTACAACACCGCTATCTCGGCGGTGGTGGACAACTACAGTCGATCGAGAAGGGACATACGCTCGCTCCCAGAAAATATACAGTTCGATGTCTATTATAAG CTTTACCAGCAGGGCCGGCTCTGCCAGCTGGGAGGAGAGTTCTGTGAGCTGGAGGTGTTTGCTAAAGTACTGCGTGCTTCAGACAAAAG ACACCTCTTGCACCACTGCTTTCAGGCCCTTATGGACCATGGTGTGAAAGTGGCCTCAGTTCTGGCAAACTCCTTCAGCCGCCGCTGCTCTTACATTGCTGAGTCTGACGCCCATGTCAAAGAGAAGGCCATCCAGTTCGGCTTTGTGCTGG GTGGCTTCTTGTCTGATGCGGGCTGGTATGGAGATGCAGAGAAAGTGTTTCTGTCGTGCCTGCAGCTGTGCACGCTCCACAGTGAGGTCCTCCACTGCTTCCGGGCTGTGGAATGCTGTGTCAG GCTGCTTCATGTCCGCAATGGCAATTGTAAGTACCACCTGGGGGAGGAGACCTTCAAGCTTGCTCAGTCTTACATGGACAAACTAGCCAAACATGGCCACCAGGCCAACAAGGCAGCGCTGTACGGCGAGCTTTGTGCCTTGCTCTTCGCCAAAAGCCACTATGATGAG GCATACAGGTGGTGTATAGAGGCTATGAAGGAAATTACTCCAGGGCTGCCTGTCAAAGTAGTTGTTGATGTCCTGCGGCAAGCCTCCAAG gcCTGCGTGGTGAAGAGAGAGTTcagaaaagcagagcagctgatcaaacatgcagtgtttctAGCAAG AGAACATTTTGGACACAAGCACCCCAAGTACTCTGACACGCTGCTAGACTATGGATTTTACTTATTAAATGTAGACAACATATGCCAATCAGTTGCTATTTATCAG ACAGCGCTGGATATCCGACAGTCTGTCTTTGGGGGGAAGAACATCCATGTCGCCACAGCCCATGAAGACCTGGCCTACTCCTCATATGTGCACCAGTACAGCTCTGGGAAATTTGACAACGCTCT ATTCCATGCAGAACGTGCCATAGACATCATAACTCACATTCTGCCTGAGGACCATCTGCTACTGGCCTCCTCCAAGAGAGTCAAAG CTCTGATTCTGGAGGAAATTGCCATCGACTGCCACAATAAGGAGACAGAAGAGCGCCTACTGCAGGAGGCTCATGACCTTCACCTCTCCTCACTGCAGCTGGCCAAGAAGGCTTTCGGAGAGTTCAACGTCCAAACAGCCAAACACTATGGCAACCTAGGACGCCTCTACCAGTCCATGAGGAAGTTCAAG gaagcagaggagatgCACATCAAAGCTATCCAGATCAAGGAGCAGCTTCTGGGCCACGAGGACTACGAGGTGGCTCTGTCTGTGGGTCACCTGGCCTCCCTCTACAACTACGACATGAACCAGTATGAAGATGCAGAGAGGCTCTACCTGCGCTCCATCGCTATCG GTAAGAAGCTGTTTGGAGAGGGTTACAGCGGGCTAGAGTATGACTACCGAGGCCTGATCAAACTCTACAACTCAGTGGGAAACTATGAGAAGGTGTTTGAGTACCACAACGTACTGTCCAACTGGAATCGATTGAGGGACCGGCAGTTTGCTGTAGCAGATGCCCTGGAGGATGTCAACACTACACCCCAGCAGACCCAGGAGGTGGTACAAGCTTTCCTATTGGCTCAGAGCCTGGGCCCCACCCGTCCTTGCCTTGGCTGA